The Capillibacterium thermochitinicola nucleotide sequence CAAACCTTCCAGATGATAAGGATGAACTTCAAGCAGAATTAGAGTCATTAAGGAAACAGGTACATAAACTACAGTTAGAGATAGATATTCTGACCAAAGCGGCAGAGATAATAAAAAAAGACCTGGGCATCGATCGCCAAAACCTGACGAATAAAGAGAAAACCATGGTGATCGATGCCCTTAGGACAAGATACCAGCTTGATGAATTGCTAGAAGCAACAGGTATGGCAAAAAGTAGCTATTTCTATCAAAGAAAGGCACAAACTCAACCCGATAAATATTTTATGTTGCGGTCAAAGGTAAGAGACATTTTTAACGAAAATAGGTGTTGCTACGGATATAGGCGTGTCCATGCAGTACTCAAGAATGAAGGTATTACGTGTTCAGAAAAGGTTATTCGGATGATAATGAGCGCAGAACAGCTTATCATTCACGGGAAGAAAAAGCGTAGGTATAACTCCTATTTTGGAGAGATAAGCCCTGCTGTGCCGAATCTTCTAGCCCGTGACTTTCATGCTGATAAACCTAATGAGAAATGGGTAACTGATCTTACGGAGTTTCAAATACCAGCAGGGAAAGTCTATCTTTCGCCAATCCTTGATTGCTTCGATGGTCTGGTCGTAAGTTGGTCAATAGGAACAAGCCCGGATGCAGAACTTGTTAACAGTATGCTGGATGAGGGAGTCGCTTGTCTGTCCGATGATGAACACCCGATTTTACATAGCGATCGAGGTGGTCACTATCGCTGGCCTGGCTGGATCTTACGTATGGATACTTAT carries:
- a CDS encoding IS3 family transposase, whose translation is MYSYEDRIKAVKLYIKYDLSVADTIRELGYPTRNALIKWYKEYKEKGDLHTDYEREPKFSREQKQKAVDYYLEHGRCIRRTVRVLGYPSRTALMQWIDKLAPGQRKVRITHGDMIQFSEEKKKDAVISLCTRDTSAAVIAEEYGVSRACLYNWKKQLLDKKDENSMVHSKKPNLPDDKDELQAELESLRKQVHKLQLEIDILTKAAEIIKKDLGIDRQNLTNKEKTMVIDALRTRYQLDELLEATGMAKSSYFYQRKAQTQPDKYFMLRSKVRDIFNENRCCYGYRRVHAVLKNEGITCSEKVIRMIMSAEQLIIHGKKKRRYNSYFGEISPAVPNLLARDFHADKPNEKWVTDLTEFQIPAGKVYLSPILDCFDGLVVSWSIGTSPDAELVNSMLDEGVACLSDDEHPILHSDRGGHYRWPGWILRMDTYGLIRSMSKKGCTPDNAACEGFFGTLKTEMFYGRSWEGVSLEQFIKELDCYIRWYNEKRIKMRLGGMSPLVYRRSLGLVA